The following proteins are co-located in the Flammeovirga kamogawensis genome:
- a CDS encoding BT_3928 family protein gives MKTLQRILAIVVGLVFIISGFVKIDDPMGTAIKFEEYFHVFADDFAGVLGFLESFFLVLVPYSLWLSVLFSSFEVILGVALVIGFRQKISLKATLALLIFFGFLTFYSAYFNKVTDCGCFGDAYKFSPWGSFTKDVVLLVLLVFSMILLPKERPMQFTGYSVPKKETTKAWKTITILVVTLFSFGTCTYAIRHLPPIDFRPYKVGANIGEMMKPQAPCQNLFFMEKDGVVQEFDSYPTDPSWKFKKMEIVNAEECEPLIPDYYISNEEGQDFTDLTIKGTRLLVIVQNVSEIEDETIQPIISLVNELSEKEVQSITITSDATDFRAFTERVHLSIPYYYADATVLKAMIRSNPGVMLVKDGTILGKWHYNDTPTTQDITTLL, from the coding sequence ATGAAAACTTTACAGAGAATATTAGCCATAGTTGTTGGTTTAGTATTTATTATTTCTGGGTTTGTTAAGATAGACGACCCTATGGGAACAGCCATAAAATTTGAAGAATATTTTCATGTCTTTGCAGATGATTTTGCGGGAGTCTTAGGATTTCTTGAATCATTCTTCTTAGTATTAGTTCCATATTCTTTATGGTTGTCTGTTTTGTTTTCATCATTTGAGGTAATATTAGGTGTTGCATTAGTTATCGGATTTAGACAAAAAATTTCTTTAAAAGCGACTTTAGCTCTTCTAATATTCTTCGGTTTCTTAACATTCTATTCTGCTTACTTTAACAAAGTGACAGATTGTGGCTGCTTTGGAGATGCATATAAATTTTCACCTTGGGGGTCTTTTACAAAAGATGTAGTTCTTCTTGTTTTATTGGTGTTTTCAATGATACTTCTTCCAAAGGAAAGACCAATGCAGTTTACCGGTTATTCTGTACCTAAAAAGGAAACAACAAAAGCTTGGAAGACAATTACAATATTAGTGGTAACACTATTCTCTTTTGGAACATGTACATATGCTATCAGGCATTTACCACCAATTGATTTTAGACCATATAAAGTGGGAGCTAACATAGGTGAAATGATGAAACCTCAGGCGCCTTGTCAGAATTTGTTTTTTATGGAAAAAGACGGCGTAGTGCAAGAGTTTGATTCTTACCCAACTGATCCATCTTGGAAATTTAAGAAGATGGAAATTGTAAACGCAGAAGAGTGTGAGCCTTTAATTCCAGATTATTATATTTCGAACGAAGAAGGACAAGATTTTACTGACCTTACCATAAAAGGAACAAGGTTATTGGTAATTGTACAAAATGTTTCTGAAATTGAGGATGAAACAATACAACCAATCATTAGTTTGGTTAACGAACTAAGCGAAAAAGAAGTTCAGAGCATTACAATAACTAGTGACGCTACTGACTTTAGAGCATTTACAGAAAGAGTTCACCTTTCTATTCCGTATTATTATGCAGATGCAACAGTTTTAAAGGCCATGATTAGGTCTAACCCAGGTGTTATGCTAGTAAAAGATGGAACTATTTTAGGAAAGTGGCATTATAATGACACTCCTACAACTCAAGATATAACTACACTTTTATAA
- a CDS encoding DUF1599 domain-containing protein, translating to MTQAEKTEKEFRAVIEKCRALFEKKTIDYGTAWRILRLPSITDQIYIKAMRIRSIQEKGAQKIDEDVLGEFIAIINYCLMALTQLELRNDDRMDLTPEEVMLQYDKHANETTQLMFDKNHDYGEAWRMMRVSSITDIILMKLLRVKQIEGNDGKTIVSEGVDANYQDMINYSIFALILSGFVAE from the coding sequence ATGACACAAGCAGAAAAGACAGAAAAAGAGTTTAGAGCGGTAATAGAAAAGTGTAGAGCTCTATTTGAGAAGAAAACAATTGATTACGGTACTGCATGGAGGATTTTACGCCTACCATCAATCACTGATCAGATATATATAAAAGCAATGCGTATTCGTTCTATTCAAGAAAAAGGAGCGCAGAAGATAGATGAAGATGTTTTAGGCGAGTTTATTGCTATAATTAATTATTGCTTGATGGCATTAACTCAATTAGAATTGAGAAATGATGACCGAATGGATTTAACTCCTGAAGAGGTAATGTTACAATACGATAAACATGCAAATGAAACTACGCAATTAATGTTTGATAAAAACCATGATTATGGTGAAGCTTGGAGAATGATGCGTGTGTCTAGTATTACTGATATCATTTTAATGAAATTACTTAGAGTAAAACAAATTGAAGGGAATGATGGGAAAACAATTGTTTCTGAAGGTGTAGATGCTAATTATCAAGACATGATTAATTATTCAATTTTTGCTTTAATCTTATCTGGATTTGTGGCAGAATAA
- the folP gene encoding dihydropteroate synthase, whose protein sequence is MINPYSFSLKIKGKLFDLNSTKVMGIINATPDSFYNNSRKVYVDDAVLQAETMLNEGAHILDIGGYSSRPGAEHVKEEEELNRVLPIIEAIKTKFPEAIISIDTFRSNVAKNANYFGADIINDISGGNLDERMFDTVKELNIPYIMMHMRGTPQTMKNLTEYPEGVTFEVMKYFAEKAQEFLSDGTSDIIIDPGFGFAKTIEQNYELLHNLHLLKELNLPILVGVSRKSMITKKLGITSNEALNGTSVLNTLAILKGAHILRVHDVKPAVECVKLIQ, encoded by the coding sequence ATGATTAATCCATATTCTTTTTCCTTGAAAATAAAAGGAAAATTATTCGATTTAAATAGCACAAAGGTAATGGGGATCATTAATGCCACCCCAGATTCATTTTATAATAACAGCAGAAAAGTTTATGTTGATGATGCAGTCCTTCAAGCTGAAACAATGCTGAATGAAGGAGCTCATATTTTAGATATAGGTGGATATTCGTCTAGACCTGGTGCTGAACACGTAAAAGAAGAAGAAGAATTAAATAGGGTTCTGCCAATAATAGAAGCCATAAAAACCAAGTTTCCAGAAGCTATAATTTCAATAGATACTTTTAGAAGTAATGTTGCAAAAAATGCAAATTATTTTGGAGCTGATATTATCAATGATATCTCTGGTGGAAATTTAGATGAAAGAATGTTTGATACCGTAAAAGAATTAAATATTCCATATATCATGATGCACATGCGAGGTACTCCTCAAACAATGAAAAACCTAACAGAATATCCAGAAGGTGTTACATTTGAAGTAATGAAATATTTTGCTGAAAAAGCACAAGAATTTCTATCTGATGGTACTTCTGATATAATCATTGATCCTGGTTTTGGTTTTGCTAAAACTATTGAGCAAAATTATGAACTACTTCATAATCTACATTTACTTAAAGAATTAAACTTACCTATATTAGTAGGTGTCTCAAGAAAATCAATGATTACAAAAAAATTAGGGATTACATCTAATGAGGCTCTAAATGGAACGTCCGTATTAAATACTCTTGCAATTTTAAAGGGTGCACACATTTTAAGAGTACATGATGTTAAACCTGCAGTAGAATGTGTAAAACTTATACAATAA
- the cdaA gene encoding diadenylate cyclase CdaA, protein MLLFSVGFLEINFVDVLDILLVSVLLFHLYKLIKGSVALKIFVGGLSIYLTYLVVKATDMELLSEILSQFIDVGVIAAIILFQQEIRKFLLIIGKSTDFKNFPLFQLFRGKGKDYEINLDIPSIIDAMKDMSGTNTGALIVISKDSDLQFYAETGDFVDAKISKRLLLSIFFKNSPMHDGACLICDNRIQAARCILPVSENPNIPATMGLRHRAGIGMTENTNAIVLIVSEETGQMSYIQGGVIDHNLSSIELRTKIRSYMQDGQEENNTTTPQKSAV, encoded by the coding sequence ATGTTATTATTTAGCGTCGGTTTTTTAGAAATTAATTTCGTTGACGTGCTCGATATCCTTCTGGTGTCGGTCTTGCTGTTCCATCTATACAAATTAATTAAGGGAAGTGTTGCTTTAAAAATCTTTGTTGGTGGGTTATCTATTTACCTCACTTACTTAGTTGTGAAAGCAACTGACATGGAATTGCTTTCTGAAATACTAAGTCAATTTATTGATGTTGGTGTAATTGCAGCAATTATTCTGTTCCAACAAGAAATTAGAAAATTTCTTTTAATTATTGGTAAATCAACTGATTTTAAAAATTTTCCATTATTTCAATTATTTAGAGGAAAAGGTAAAGATTACGAAATTAATTTGGATATCCCCTCTATCATTGACGCAATGAAAGATATGAGTGGAACAAATACAGGTGCTTTAATTGTAATTTCAAAAGACAGTGATTTACAATTTTATGCTGAAACTGGTGATTTTGTAGATGCAAAAATTTCAAAACGTTTATTACTTTCCATTTTCTTTAAAAATTCTCCAATGCACGATGGCGCTTGTCTAATTTGTGACAATAGAATTCAAGCAGCTAGATGTATTTTACCTGTTTCTGAAAACCCGAATATTCCTGCAACAATGGGGTTACGACATAGAGCTGGCATTGGTATGACTGAAAACACGAATGCAATTGTATTGATTGTTTCAGAAGAAACTGGTCAGATGTCTTATATTCAAGGAGGCGTAATTGATCACAATCTTTCATCTATAGAATTACGTACAAAGATTCGTTCATACATGCAAGACGGACAAGAAGAAAATAATACAACTACACCTCAAAAATCAGCTGTGTAA
- a CDS encoding leucine-rich repeat domain-containing protein produces MKSILKILILTLAIGLSSFTLNNDPNTFMSKGLTNLSSENYLKAIGDFTMAISIQDNLGEAYYHRAICKDLLGKKEGYINSELCLDLIEAIKYDHFEAIEKLYELGRIECYMFKSAALTPDKAYCIDISSQNYSSIPNEFSEFSNLISISASSNKIKTLGTLYNSCPYIISLDLGQNDISIIPSEITKFKYLYNLNLSNNNLSRLPKEIVKLEHLSFLNLRGNQLEELPKNIDNLKSLKVLDLSLNRIQKLPKNLENLKNLETLVLAGNPLQDADVKTLRLLLPNTHIIYDM; encoded by the coding sequence ATGAAAAGCATTTTAAAAATATTAATACTAACCTTAGCTATTGGATTAAGCTCATTTACCCTCAATAACGATCCAAATACTTTTATGTCAAAAGGATTGACTAATCTGTCAAGTGAAAATTACCTTAAGGCAATTGGTGATTTTACGATGGCAATTAGTATTCAAGATAACTTAGGTGAAGCCTACTACCATAGAGCCATTTGTAAAGATCTTTTAGGTAAAAAAGAAGGATATATTAATTCTGAATTATGCCTAGACTTAATTGAAGCTATAAAATATGATCATTTTGAAGCAATAGAAAAATTATATGAATTAGGCAGGATTGAATGCTATATGTTTAAAAGTGCTGCTCTCACACCAGACAAAGCATACTGTATAGACATTTCTTCTCAAAATTACAGCTCAATACCTAACGAATTTAGTGAATTTTCAAATTTAATTTCAATTAGTGCATCTTCTAATAAGATCAAAACTCTTGGTACTTTATACAATAGCTGTCCTTATATTATTTCATTAGATTTAGGACAAAATGACATTTCAATTATACCATCAGAAATAACTAAATTTAAATACTTATACAACCTTAACCTTAGTAATAATAATTTATCAAGGTTGCCTAAAGAAATAGTAAAGTTAGAACATTTATCCTTCTTGAATTTAAGAGGAAACCAACTAGAAGAATTACCAAAAAACATAGATAATCTGAAATCTTTAAAAGTTCTTGATTTATCATTAAATAGAATTCAAAAACTACCTAAAAATTTAGAAAATCTAAAAAATTTAGAAACACTTGTACTTGCAGGCAACCCATTGCAAGACGCTGATGTAAAAACATTAAGACTATTATTACCTAATACTCATATTATTTATGACATGTAA
- a CDS encoding PASTA domain-containing protein, translating into MDKTKIKQLIFGDTPSALLINIGLMVIVSLFLLLIFFQVYLPISTNHAETVTVPDIDSLSIEDAKKRLESSGLRYQIFDSSAVNYNPDLPYLTVLSQTPVSGEKVKDNRKIYLTVNPSEPASIELPDLIDGSLKNAVVRLKNLGMKVGTVDRKPDRFVNNVLKVRYKGRWISKAELKRGFKVLKGTNIDLVVGDGMGNATIEVPNVVGMTEGDAEFVLFGQGLGKGRVQYIEYDTVPGVVIRQSPVAEVNAASGKYPRIRLGRTIDLYVSEFSGNK; encoded by the coding sequence ATGGATAAAACAAAAATTAAACAATTAATCTTTGGAGATACTCCATCAGCACTTTTAATTAATATAGGGTTGATGGTTATAGTAAGTTTATTCTTACTACTGATCTTTTTTCAAGTTTACTTACCAATATCAACCAATCATGCTGAAACTGTTACAGTACCAGACATTGATAGTTTGTCTATTGAAGATGCAAAAAAACGATTAGAGTCTTCTGGATTGAGATACCAAATATTTGATTCATCTGCGGTGAATTATAATCCAGACCTTCCTTACTTGACAGTTTTATCTCAAACTCCTGTATCTGGAGAAAAGGTAAAGGATAATAGAAAGATTTATTTAACTGTAAATCCTTCGGAACCTGCATCTATTGAGTTACCTGATTTAATTGATGGTTCTTTAAAAAATGCAGTTGTTCGTTTAAAGAATTTAGGAATGAAGGTAGGAACTGTAGATAGAAAACCAGATAGATTTGTAAATAACGTATTAAAAGTACGCTATAAAGGAAGATGGATTTCTAAGGCAGAACTTAAAAGAGGTTTTAAAGTATTGAAAGGTACTAATATTGATTTAGTAGTAGGTGATGGTATGGGTAATGCTACTATTGAGGTGCCTAATGTAGTGGGTATGACTGAAGGGGATGCTGAATTTGTATTGTTTGGGCAAGGTCTTGGGAAAGGCAGAGTTCAATATATAGAATACGATACAGTTCCAGGCGTTGTTATCAGACAATCTCCTGTTGCAGAAGTTAATGCGGCTTCTGGTAAATATCCAAGAATTCGTTTAGGAAGAACAATTGATTTATATGTTTCTGAATTTTCAGGAAACAAATAG